A genomic stretch from Sulfobacillus thermosulfidooxidans includes:
- the secA gene encoding preprotein translocase subunit SecA: MLKMLSNLVNRFSEREVRRYRGVVAKINALEPQVQALSDEQLRQKTQEFKDRVANGESLDQLLPEAFAVVREGSRRVLNMRHFDVQLIGGMVLHDGRIAEMRTGEGKTLVATLAAYLNALAGKGVHVVTVNDYLARRDAQWMGQLYEFLGLSVGLIQHDMESDERRQAYAADITYGTNNEFGFDYLRDNMVMTTEEMVQRELHYAIVDEVDSILIDEARTPLIISGQADKSPDLYYQFARIAANLREDIDYTIDEKLKTVAPTEAGVAKVERMLGVSNLYDDVNIDLSHYLNQALRAKALMKRDRDYVVKDGEVIIVDEFTGRLMFGRRYSDGLHQAIEAKEGVKIQDETQTLATITFQNYFRMYHKLSGMTGTAITEEEEFRKIYGLDVIVVPTHKPMIRKDYPDVVYKTEAAKFRAVVREIEELYKQRRPVLVGTVSIEKSERLSAMLKEKGIPHTVLNAKYHEQEAEIIAKAGQAGAVTIATNMAGRGTDIVLGEGVAEMGGLHIIGTERHESRRIDNQLRGRAGRQGDPGSSRFYLSLEDDFLRLFAAQTLSNLMDRLGVEEDEPIESPMLSRAIESAQKKVEARNFDARKQVLQYDDVMNLQREVIYKQRRDILTKENLKEDILHMLSDLIDDALAVHCPANLHPEEWEMQPLVDSLEEIFLPQGTLKAEDLEGMGRDELHDTILEAGTRVYEQKEEEFGSEAMRELERMVLLRVVDSKWMEHLDAMDNLREGVGLRAYGQQDPLVEYKKEAYDMYQNMLGAIREEVVRMMFHLQLAPQQPMPVMEPVATIAEENPPVHRPFQVIQGGQGHQTKKDDHQLGRNDPCWCGSGKKYKRCHGANQESQ; encoded by the coding sequence ATGTTAAAGATGTTGTCCAACCTCGTCAACCGATTCAGTGAACGGGAAGTTCGACGGTATCGAGGCGTGGTCGCAAAAATTAATGCATTGGAGCCGCAAGTCCAAGCGTTATCCGATGAACAGTTGCGTCAGAAGACGCAAGAATTTAAAGACCGAGTGGCCAACGGAGAAAGTTTAGATCAATTGCTTCCCGAAGCCTTTGCGGTGGTTCGAGAAGGCTCTCGACGTGTTCTGAATATGCGGCATTTCGATGTCCAGCTGATTGGAGGCATGGTGCTCCATGACGGACGAATTGCGGAAATGCGTACCGGTGAAGGTAAGACGTTGGTCGCAACACTGGCAGCGTATCTGAATGCTCTGGCAGGAAAAGGGGTCCACGTGGTCACTGTGAATGATTATCTGGCTCGACGTGATGCACAGTGGATGGGCCAACTGTATGAATTTCTGGGATTGAGTGTTGGACTTATCCAACATGACATGGAGTCAGATGAAAGGCGTCAAGCCTATGCAGCCGATATTACCTATGGGACCAACAACGAATTCGGATTTGATTATTTACGTGACAACATGGTAATGACCACCGAAGAGATGGTTCAACGAGAACTGCATTATGCCATCGTTGACGAAGTCGACAGTATATTGATTGATGAGGCCAGAACCCCTCTGATTATTTCTGGGCAAGCGGACAAGTCACCGGATTTGTATTACCAATTTGCGCGGATTGCGGCCAATCTGCGAGAAGATATCGATTACACCATCGATGAGAAATTAAAGACCGTGGCCCCGACAGAAGCTGGGGTTGCCAAGGTTGAAAGGATGCTTGGCGTAAGCAATCTGTATGACGACGTCAACATTGACTTGTCCCATTATTTGAACCAAGCCTTGCGCGCCAAGGCTCTTATGAAGCGTGACCGCGATTACGTGGTCAAAGATGGGGAAGTTATTATCGTCGATGAATTTACTGGACGTCTTATGTTTGGCCGTCGGTATTCTGATGGCCTTCACCAGGCGATAGAGGCTAAAGAAGGCGTTAAGATCCAAGATGAAACCCAAACGTTAGCGACGATTACCTTTCAAAATTATTTCCGCATGTATCACAAATTATCGGGAATGACAGGGACAGCAATTACCGAAGAAGAGGAATTTCGGAAGATTTATGGTCTCGATGTTATTGTGGTGCCGACCCACAAACCCATGATTCGTAAGGATTATCCCGACGTTGTTTACAAAACAGAAGCGGCCAAGTTTCGCGCCGTGGTCCGTGAAATCGAGGAACTCTATAAACAACGCCGTCCCGTCTTGGTTGGTACGGTGTCGATCGAAAAGTCAGAACGCCTGAGTGCCATGCTGAAAGAAAAAGGGATTCCGCATACCGTACTTAATGCGAAGTATCACGAGCAAGAAGCAGAAATTATTGCTAAAGCCGGGCAAGCTGGTGCGGTGACCATTGCGACCAACATGGCGGGTCGAGGAACCGACATTGTGCTTGGCGAAGGTGTTGCAGAAATGGGCGGGCTTCATATTATCGGGACGGAGCGCCATGAAAGCCGCCGGATCGACAATCAGCTCCGAGGACGTGCGGGTCGGCAAGGAGATCCGGGATCTTCACGATTCTACCTGTCACTGGAAGATGATTTTTTGCGTTTGTTTGCGGCTCAAACCCTGTCGAATCTTATGGATCGCCTAGGAGTCGAAGAAGATGAGCCCATTGAAAGTCCGATGCTGTCTCGGGCTATTGAATCAGCGCAAAAGAAAGTCGAAGCCCGGAACTTCGATGCCCGGAAACAGGTGTTGCAATATGATGACGTGATGAACTTGCAGCGGGAAGTGATTTACAAACAGCGCCGTGACATTCTGACCAAGGAAAATTTGAAAGAAGACATTTTGCACATGTTGTCCGATCTGATTGATGATGCCCTGGCGGTGCATTGTCCGGCCAATTTGCATCCGGAAGAATGGGAAATGCAGCCTTTAGTGGATAGCTTGGAGGAAATCTTCTTGCCGCAAGGAACACTGAAGGCCGAAGATTTGGAAGGCATGGGCCGAGACGAGTTACACGATACCATTTTGGAAGCTGGAACTCGTGTGTATGAGCAGAAAGAAGAAGAATTCGGATCCGAAGCCATGCGAGAATTAGAACGGATGGTCTTGTTACGGGTGGTCGATTCGAAGTGGATGGAACATCTTGACGCGATGGATAATTTGCGTGAAGGTGTGGGACTTCGTGCCTACGGTCAACAAGACCCATTGGTTGAGTACAAAAAAGAAGCCTACGACATGTATCAAAACATGTTGGGAGCAATCCGGGAAGAAGTCGTTCGGATGATGTTCCATCTGCAGCTGGCTCCCCAACAACCCATGCCGGTGATGGAGCCGGTGGCGACCATTGCCGAGGAAAATCCGCCAGTCCATCGACCTTTTCAAGTGATTCAAGGCGGACAGGGACA